Proteins from a genomic interval of Salvelinus alpinus chromosome 7, SLU_Salpinus.1, whole genome shotgun sequence:
- the hmgxb3 gene encoding HMG domain-containing protein 3 isoform X1 — METMEVYEETDRRMTEEVESCYTLMEVTSPKKRKKNKAQKGEIMEKPKKPRSAYLLYYFDVHQTMQQEFPSLPQSEINKRISVSWKRLNVAEKGYYLEKAKLEKEGTDTSSMGPSQELPGFRRILPRANYVLLPKGAMSDDRTSSQLEVCMEGLDSPVGEGVMPSLSLGSPQYPPLVLGCEVELSEQCIAIEGLTDEKAVTLTHSGALQGVLSSSYHSSSSVSAAHESHNAPHLASAGLLLKEEEPRMVGGGYSVIGMATDGRRVGRTVVQHVKTELVTIIPNQLFPQDLMEHRTLPGASSVASVVMVPVGARVIRDTNPSYKLSNKYTRRGRGSCQTAGCSFVYVTRHKPPFCPDCGNHLGGKWVPAAVKAPGAAASFKTYAQKLPTNPGDLPKTSVPPSDDQNIKVSGWRKGGRGPREPRGQVQQRAVTPGPPLEGGRAISQGVIQPAPAVSGTQTTTMIALVGTHVTGARVKVQERSSVIGQKRPVRAILPAPFNTGRAVVQWITVPPHKGKVEETTCSKSTTELSEMIAGLKPNTLKQLGQIVTTTPLEQTLPTPVDRSQYIVTDKVGEILSVVPLKQNSTSTLDLGLSTARGRGRCKNPSCGYVYKNRHKPAECPCCGLELSRKNAKGSKAQGGSVALLDPYRTLSPAQRELQRQSTLQLLRQALQISESEAELHDTLALIQELNSTQVVLTTTTQAGDQVLGEGEGLGEVQVQSGWPRFYESAATHCALCHYPLFKGGQSSLAGQEDCWLLTDSLIQTASLQLKVCLNPQCLALHSFTDLHPGLFNIGNRLLVSLDLFFKIRSQVRLGRHPNQIVRTILDHIHNHAVHTLSPEELAHVQELLVSGYWAFECLTVRDYNDMICGVCGIAPKMEIAQRYTHNVLELRNVEFTWPDFGAPDKVHVDDFWLTMESEAIEQAAFPCSVPITRVDASIIAPFIPPLMRSSTVINTEKDKALLLTQHTGDPSVLVRLIHEGQLRPDRMDEHSAEELKAILECCGEITAPESNKDELLVSLISLCACVQNGLSTAPQPPPHLTAGKLSKICPHQVVCGSKYLVKGETARDHVDLLVSSRYWPPVYVTDSARQVALCTDVQYPELASTMWGRNQGCFSDPMDKPEFVSCAELQDQPYSADLSSVVENPQVHPVTKSSSRWIVHPAGPTDGQEPPCLDHHSMGLCNELEPYCSLVQDLERDNEKEEDEGKEERKDGFKVEAEVTEGSEVTEEECSEGLVTSLRRRPLAFDNTAYYYLYNRLQDFLSSREVVDQQISTVLKACQPGEVVIRDALYRLGVAQINTEEGEEGEGDGGVEEDTGYEEVVVL, encoded by the exons ATGGAGACCATGGAGGTGTATGAAGAGACTGATCGGAGGATGACAGAGGAGGTGGAGAGCTGCTACACCCTCATGGAGGTCACCTCTcccaagaagaggaagaagaacaaGGCTCAGAAGGGGGAGATCATGGAGAAACCCAAAAAACCCAG ATCAGCCTACCTGCTGTACTACTTTGATGTGCACCAGACCATGCAGCAGGAGTTCCCCAGcctgccccagtctgagatcaaCAAGAGGATCAGTGTGAGCTGGAAGAGGCTCAACGTGGCAGAAAAGGGCTACTACCTGGAGAAGGCCAAGCTGGAGAAGGAAGGGACGGACACG TCATCTATGGGCCCTTCCCAGGAGCTCCCAGGCTTCCGTAGGATCCTCCCCAGGGCCAACTACGTCCTCCTGCCCAAGGGGGCCATGTCAGACGACAGGACAAGCTCCCAGCTGGAGGTGTGTATGGAGGGTCTGGACTCTCCCGTGGGGGAAGGGGTGATGCCCTCCCTGTCCCTTGGTTCCCCCCAGTACCCTCCCTTGGTGCTGGGCTGCGAGGTGGAGCTGTCGGAGCAGTGCATCGCCATCGAGGGCCTGACAGACGAAAAGGCTGTGACCCTAACACACTCCGGGGCCCTGCAGGGGGTCCTCTCCTCATCATATCACTCCTCTTCCTCAGTCTCTGCCGCCCACGAATCCCACAATGCACCTCACCTGGCGTCAGCCGGTTTGCTGCTCAAGGAGGAGGAGCCCAGGATGGTGGGCGGGGGCTATAGTGTCATTGGAATGGCGACTGACGGGAGACGTGTGGGCAGGACGGTGGTGCAGCACGTGAAAACAGAGCTGGTCACCATCATACCCAATCAG TTGTTTCCCCAGGATCTGATGGAGCACAGGACATTGCCAGGAGCCAGCTCTGTAGCCTCTGTTGTCATGGTACCTGTAGGAGCTAGGGTGATACGGGACACTAATCCCTCATACAAACTG TCGAATAAATACACCAGAAGAGGCCGGGGCAGCTGTCAGACAGCGGGCTGCTCCTTTGTCTACGTGACCCGTCACAAACCCCCCTTCTGCCCTGATTGTGGCAACCACCTGGGGGGCAAGTGGGTGCCCGCT GCGGTGAAGGCTCCAGGTGCTGCTGCTTCATTCAAGACGTATGCCCAGAAACTACCAACAAACCCTGGGGACCTCCCTAAGACTAGTGTGCCTCCCTCTGATGATCAGAACATTAAGGTGTCTGGATggcggaagggagggagaggaccgCGGGAGCCCAGAGGACAAGTGCAGCAGCGTGCAGTTACACCAGGACCACCACTAGAGGGAGGCAGAGCCATCAGCCAGGGAGTCATACAGCCTGCTCCAGCGGTGTCAGGGACACAGACAACTACTATGAT AGCTTTGGTTGGAACACATGTGACTGGTGCCAGGGTCAAAGTGCAGGAAAGGAGCagtgtgattggtcaaaagcgACCTGTGAGAGCCATCCTCCCTGCCCCATTCAACACAG GCCGGGCCGTGGTCCAGTGGATTACTGTCCCTCCTCATAAAGGCAAAGTTGAGGAGACCACCTGCAGCAAATCAACCACAG AGCTCAGTGAGATGATCGCAGGTTTGAAGCCTAACACTCTGAAACAGCTCGGCCAGATCGTGACAACAACGCCTCTggaacag ACTCTCCCTACTCCTGTGGACAGAAGCCAGTATATTGTTACTGATAAAGTGGGGGAAATCCTCTCAGTGGTTCCTCTCAAACAGAACTCTACCTCCACACTG gacctGGGTCTGTCTACGGCGCGGGGCAGGGGTCGCTGTAAGAACCCGTCATGTGGCTATGTCTATAAGAACAGACACAAGCCTGCGGAGTGCCCCTGCTGTGGCTTGGAGCTGTCCAGGAAGAACGCCAAGGGCTCCAAGGCACAG ggTGGTTCAGTAGCTCTGTTAGATCCGTACCGGACCCTGTCCCCAGCCCAGAGGGAGCTTCAGCGCCAGTCCACCCTGCAGCTGCTGCGTCAGGCCCTGCAGatctctgagagtgaggctgaGCTCCATGATACCCTGGCTCTCATCCAGGAACTCAACTCTACCCAGGTGGttctcaccaccaccacccaggcCGGGGACCAGGTGTTAGGGGAAGGGGAGGGCCTGGGGGAGGTGCAGGTCCAGTCAGGCTGGCCGCGGTTCTATGAGTCTGCAGCCACACACTGTGCTCTGTGTCACTACCCGCTATTCAAGGGAGGACAGAG TTCTTTAGCAGGGCAGGAGGACTGCTGGCTGTTGactgactctctgatccagacaGCCTCTCTCCAGCTGAAGGTGTGTCTCAACCCCCAGTGTCTGGCCTTGCACAGCTTCACCGACCTCCACCCAGGTCTGTTCAACATTGGCAACAGGTTGCTGGTGAGTCTGGACCTGTTCTTTAAGATCCGGAGTCAGGTCAGACTGGGCCGGCATCCTAACCAGATAGTCAGGACCATCCTGGACCACATCCACAACCACGCTG TCCACACTCTGAGTCCTGAGGAGTTGGCCCATGTCCAGGAGCTGCTGGTTAGTGGCTACTGGGCCTTTGAGTGTCTGACTGTGAGGGACTACAACGACATGATCTGTGGTGTGTGTGGCATCGCCCCCAAGATGGAGATCGCCCAGCGGTACACACACAACGTGCTGGAGCTTAGGAATGTGGAg TTTACGTGGCCAGACTTCGGGGCTCCAGACAAGGTGCATGTGGATGACTTCTGGCTGACCATGGAGAGTGAGGCCATCGAGCAGGCAGCATTCCCCTGCAGCGTCCCCATCACCCGGGTCGACGCCTCCATCATCGCCCCCTTCATCCCACCACTAATGAGGAGCTCCACTGTCATCAACACAGAGAAGGACAAGGCCCTGCTCCTCACACAGCACACAG gtGACCCATCAGTTCTGGTGCGTCTGATCCACGAGGGCCAACTCAGACCGGACCGAATGGACGAGCACAGTGCAGAGGAGCTCAAAGCCATACTGGAATGCTGTGGAGAGATCACTGCACCAGAGAGCAACAAG gatgAGTTGCTGGTCTCTCTGATCtccctgtgtgcgtgtgttcagAACGGCCTCTCCACGGCCCCCCAGCCCCCTCCACACCTCACAGCAGGCAAGCTGTCCAAGATCTGCCCCCATCAG GTGGTGTGTGGTTCCAAGTACCTGGTGAAGGGTGAGACTGCACGCGACCACGTGGACCTGCTGGTGTCCTCCCGGTATTGGCCTCCCGTCTACGTTACCGACTCTGCCCGCCAGGTGGCGCTGTGTACAGACGTGCAGTACCCTGAGCTGGCCTCCACCATGTGGGGCAGGAACCAGGGCTGCTTCTCTGACCCCATGGACAAACCAGAG TTTGTGTCGTGTGCTGAGCTACAGGACCAGCCTTACAGTGCTGACCTGTCCTCCGTGGTGGAGAACCCCCAGGTCCACCCTGTCACCAAGTCCTCTTCCCGCTGGATAGTGCACCCTGCTGGGCCTACAGATGGCCAGGAGCCCCCCTGTCTGGACCACCACTCAATGGGGCTCTGCAATGAGCTGGAACCTTACTGCAGTCTGGTACaagacctggagagagacaatgagaaagaagaggacgaagggaaggaggagaggaaggatggGTTCAAGGTTGAAGCCGAGGTAACAGAAGGGTCAGAGGTCACTGAGGAGGAATGTTCTGAGGGTTTGGTGACATCATTGCGGCGTCGGCCTTTGGCCTTTGACAACACGGCCTACTACTACCTGTACAACCGTCTGCAGGACTTCCTGTCCAGCCGGGAGGTGGTGGACCAGCAGATCAGCACAGTGCTGAAGGCCTGCCAGCCTGGGGAGGTGGTGATCAGGGATGCCCTCTACAGGCTGGGAGTGGCACAGATCAAcacagaggaaggggaggagggggaaggagacggGGGGGTGGAGGAAGACACTGGGTACGAGGAGGTGGTGGTTCTCTGA
- the hmgxb3 gene encoding HMG domain-containing protein 3 isoform X2 has translation METMEVYEETDRRMTEEVESCYTLMEVTSPKKRKKNKAQKGEIMEKPKKPRSAYLLYYFDVHQTMQQEFPSLPQSEINKRISVSWKRLNVAEKGYYLEKAKLEKEGTDTSSMGPSQELPGFRRILPRANYVLLPKGAMSDDRTSSQLEVCMEGLDSPVGEGVMPSLSLGSPQYPPLVLGCEVELSEQCIAIEGLTDEKAVTLTHSGALQGVLSSSYHSSSSVSAAHESHNAPHLASAGLLLKEEEPRMVGGGYSVIGMATDGRRVGRTVVQHVKTELVTIIPNQDLMEHRTLPGASSVASVVMVPVGARVIRDTNPSYKLSNKYTRRGRGSCQTAGCSFVYVTRHKPPFCPDCGNHLGGKWVPAAVKAPGAAASFKTYAQKLPTNPGDLPKTSVPPSDDQNIKVSGWRKGGRGPREPRGQVQQRAVTPGPPLEGGRAISQGVIQPAPAVSGTQTTTMIALVGTHVTGARVKVQERSSVIGQKRPVRAILPAPFNTGRAVVQWITVPPHKGKVEETTCSKSTTELSEMIAGLKPNTLKQLGQIVTTTPLEQTLPTPVDRSQYIVTDKVGEILSVVPLKQNSTSTLDLGLSTARGRGRCKNPSCGYVYKNRHKPAECPCCGLELSRKNAKGSKAQGGSVALLDPYRTLSPAQRELQRQSTLQLLRQALQISESEAELHDTLALIQELNSTQVVLTTTTQAGDQVLGEGEGLGEVQVQSGWPRFYESAATHCALCHYPLFKGGQSSLAGQEDCWLLTDSLIQTASLQLKVCLNPQCLALHSFTDLHPGLFNIGNRLLVSLDLFFKIRSQVRLGRHPNQIVRTILDHIHNHAVHTLSPEELAHVQELLVSGYWAFECLTVRDYNDMICGVCGIAPKMEIAQRYTHNVLELRNVEFTWPDFGAPDKVHVDDFWLTMESEAIEQAAFPCSVPITRVDASIIAPFIPPLMRSSTVINTEKDKALLLTQHTGDPSVLVRLIHEGQLRPDRMDEHSAEELKAILECCGEITAPESNKDELLVSLISLCACVQNGLSTAPQPPPHLTAGKLSKICPHQVVCGSKYLVKGETARDHVDLLVSSRYWPPVYVTDSARQVALCTDVQYPELASTMWGRNQGCFSDPMDKPEFVSCAELQDQPYSADLSSVVENPQVHPVTKSSSRWIVHPAGPTDGQEPPCLDHHSMGLCNELEPYCSLVQDLERDNEKEEDEGKEERKDGFKVEAEVTEGSEVTEEECSEGLVTSLRRRPLAFDNTAYYYLYNRLQDFLSSREVVDQQISTVLKACQPGEVVIRDALYRLGVAQINTEEGEEGEGDGGVEEDTGYEEVVVL, from the exons ATGGAGACCATGGAGGTGTATGAAGAGACTGATCGGAGGATGACAGAGGAGGTGGAGAGCTGCTACACCCTCATGGAGGTCACCTCTcccaagaagaggaagaagaacaaGGCTCAGAAGGGGGAGATCATGGAGAAACCCAAAAAACCCAG ATCAGCCTACCTGCTGTACTACTTTGATGTGCACCAGACCATGCAGCAGGAGTTCCCCAGcctgccccagtctgagatcaaCAAGAGGATCAGTGTGAGCTGGAAGAGGCTCAACGTGGCAGAAAAGGGCTACTACCTGGAGAAGGCCAAGCTGGAGAAGGAAGGGACGGACACG TCATCTATGGGCCCTTCCCAGGAGCTCCCAGGCTTCCGTAGGATCCTCCCCAGGGCCAACTACGTCCTCCTGCCCAAGGGGGCCATGTCAGACGACAGGACAAGCTCCCAGCTGGAGGTGTGTATGGAGGGTCTGGACTCTCCCGTGGGGGAAGGGGTGATGCCCTCCCTGTCCCTTGGTTCCCCCCAGTACCCTCCCTTGGTGCTGGGCTGCGAGGTGGAGCTGTCGGAGCAGTGCATCGCCATCGAGGGCCTGACAGACGAAAAGGCTGTGACCCTAACACACTCCGGGGCCCTGCAGGGGGTCCTCTCCTCATCATATCACTCCTCTTCCTCAGTCTCTGCCGCCCACGAATCCCACAATGCACCTCACCTGGCGTCAGCCGGTTTGCTGCTCAAGGAGGAGGAGCCCAGGATGGTGGGCGGGGGCTATAGTGTCATTGGAATGGCGACTGACGGGAGACGTGTGGGCAGGACGGTGGTGCAGCACGTGAAAACAGAGCTGGTCACCATCATACCCAATCAG GATCTGATGGAGCACAGGACATTGCCAGGAGCCAGCTCTGTAGCCTCTGTTGTCATGGTACCTGTAGGAGCTAGGGTGATACGGGACACTAATCCCTCATACAAACTG TCGAATAAATACACCAGAAGAGGCCGGGGCAGCTGTCAGACAGCGGGCTGCTCCTTTGTCTACGTGACCCGTCACAAACCCCCCTTCTGCCCTGATTGTGGCAACCACCTGGGGGGCAAGTGGGTGCCCGCT GCGGTGAAGGCTCCAGGTGCTGCTGCTTCATTCAAGACGTATGCCCAGAAACTACCAACAAACCCTGGGGACCTCCCTAAGACTAGTGTGCCTCCCTCTGATGATCAGAACATTAAGGTGTCTGGATggcggaagggagggagaggaccgCGGGAGCCCAGAGGACAAGTGCAGCAGCGTGCAGTTACACCAGGACCACCACTAGAGGGAGGCAGAGCCATCAGCCAGGGAGTCATACAGCCTGCTCCAGCGGTGTCAGGGACACAGACAACTACTATGAT AGCTTTGGTTGGAACACATGTGACTGGTGCCAGGGTCAAAGTGCAGGAAAGGAGCagtgtgattggtcaaaagcgACCTGTGAGAGCCATCCTCCCTGCCCCATTCAACACAG GCCGGGCCGTGGTCCAGTGGATTACTGTCCCTCCTCATAAAGGCAAAGTTGAGGAGACCACCTGCAGCAAATCAACCACAG AGCTCAGTGAGATGATCGCAGGTTTGAAGCCTAACACTCTGAAACAGCTCGGCCAGATCGTGACAACAACGCCTCTggaacag ACTCTCCCTACTCCTGTGGACAGAAGCCAGTATATTGTTACTGATAAAGTGGGGGAAATCCTCTCAGTGGTTCCTCTCAAACAGAACTCTACCTCCACACTG gacctGGGTCTGTCTACGGCGCGGGGCAGGGGTCGCTGTAAGAACCCGTCATGTGGCTATGTCTATAAGAACAGACACAAGCCTGCGGAGTGCCCCTGCTGTGGCTTGGAGCTGTCCAGGAAGAACGCCAAGGGCTCCAAGGCACAG ggTGGTTCAGTAGCTCTGTTAGATCCGTACCGGACCCTGTCCCCAGCCCAGAGGGAGCTTCAGCGCCAGTCCACCCTGCAGCTGCTGCGTCAGGCCCTGCAGatctctgagagtgaggctgaGCTCCATGATACCCTGGCTCTCATCCAGGAACTCAACTCTACCCAGGTGGttctcaccaccaccacccaggcCGGGGACCAGGTGTTAGGGGAAGGGGAGGGCCTGGGGGAGGTGCAGGTCCAGTCAGGCTGGCCGCGGTTCTATGAGTCTGCAGCCACACACTGTGCTCTGTGTCACTACCCGCTATTCAAGGGAGGACAGAG TTCTTTAGCAGGGCAGGAGGACTGCTGGCTGTTGactgactctctgatccagacaGCCTCTCTCCAGCTGAAGGTGTGTCTCAACCCCCAGTGTCTGGCCTTGCACAGCTTCACCGACCTCCACCCAGGTCTGTTCAACATTGGCAACAGGTTGCTGGTGAGTCTGGACCTGTTCTTTAAGATCCGGAGTCAGGTCAGACTGGGCCGGCATCCTAACCAGATAGTCAGGACCATCCTGGACCACATCCACAACCACGCTG TCCACACTCTGAGTCCTGAGGAGTTGGCCCATGTCCAGGAGCTGCTGGTTAGTGGCTACTGGGCCTTTGAGTGTCTGACTGTGAGGGACTACAACGACATGATCTGTGGTGTGTGTGGCATCGCCCCCAAGATGGAGATCGCCCAGCGGTACACACACAACGTGCTGGAGCTTAGGAATGTGGAg TTTACGTGGCCAGACTTCGGGGCTCCAGACAAGGTGCATGTGGATGACTTCTGGCTGACCATGGAGAGTGAGGCCATCGAGCAGGCAGCATTCCCCTGCAGCGTCCCCATCACCCGGGTCGACGCCTCCATCATCGCCCCCTTCATCCCACCACTAATGAGGAGCTCCACTGTCATCAACACAGAGAAGGACAAGGCCCTGCTCCTCACACAGCACACAG gtGACCCATCAGTTCTGGTGCGTCTGATCCACGAGGGCCAACTCAGACCGGACCGAATGGACGAGCACAGTGCAGAGGAGCTCAAAGCCATACTGGAATGCTGTGGAGAGATCACTGCACCAGAGAGCAACAAG gatgAGTTGCTGGTCTCTCTGATCtccctgtgtgcgtgtgttcagAACGGCCTCTCCACGGCCCCCCAGCCCCCTCCACACCTCACAGCAGGCAAGCTGTCCAAGATCTGCCCCCATCAG GTGGTGTGTGGTTCCAAGTACCTGGTGAAGGGTGAGACTGCACGCGACCACGTGGACCTGCTGGTGTCCTCCCGGTATTGGCCTCCCGTCTACGTTACCGACTCTGCCCGCCAGGTGGCGCTGTGTACAGACGTGCAGTACCCTGAGCTGGCCTCCACCATGTGGGGCAGGAACCAGGGCTGCTTCTCTGACCCCATGGACAAACCAGAG TTTGTGTCGTGTGCTGAGCTACAGGACCAGCCTTACAGTGCTGACCTGTCCTCCGTGGTGGAGAACCCCCAGGTCCACCCTGTCACCAAGTCCTCTTCCCGCTGGATAGTGCACCCTGCTGGGCCTACAGATGGCCAGGAGCCCCCCTGTCTGGACCACCACTCAATGGGGCTCTGCAATGAGCTGGAACCTTACTGCAGTCTGGTACaagacctggagagagacaatgagaaagaagaggacgaagggaaggaggagaggaaggatggGTTCAAGGTTGAAGCCGAGGTAACAGAAGGGTCAGAGGTCACTGAGGAGGAATGTTCTGAGGGTTTGGTGACATCATTGCGGCGTCGGCCTTTGGCCTTTGACAACACGGCCTACTACTACCTGTACAACCGTCTGCAGGACTTCCTGTCCAGCCGGGAGGTGGTGGACCAGCAGATCAGCACAGTGCTGAAGGCCTGCCAGCCTGGGGAGGTGGTGATCAGGGATGCCCTCTACAGGCTGGGAGTGGCACAGATCAAcacagaggaaggggaggagggggaaggagacggGGGGGTGGAGGAAGACACTGGGTACGAGGAGGTGGTGGTTCTCTGA